Part of the Mangifera indica cultivar Alphonso chromosome 4, CATAS_Mindica_2.1, whole genome shotgun sequence genome, CTACACAAACAAATGTCCACTTTGGCAAGAAATCCTTGATCCTACTCACAAAATTTGACACTTTCGAGTTTTGATGCAGCTGGCTTGTCCAAAAACCAAACCAAGTTCCCATTTGTTGGCTGAACCATTCGGGAAGGCAGTACCGGGCAGTCAGGTCCCAAATCATCAACTGCCAAATGTACAGCCTCCGCTTTGTTTTCACCTGTCACAACCATGGCTACATTTGATGCTGAGTTGATGACAGGTAAAGTGAATGTGATCCTCTCCGGAGGGGGCTTTGGGGAATCAGTGATAAAAGTTACCCATTCATCTTTCTCATCAAGCAGTGAGTGGTTAGGGAATAGGGAGGCAACATGACCATCAGAGCCCATTCCAAGAAGAATAAGATCAAACTTTGGGCAGTCACAAGTATCAGATACACTGACCATCCGTGTTTTCACTAACTGTCGAATGACAAACCCATAATCATCAGCAGCCTGTTCTGCTGACACTGAATCATTAATCGAATGCACATGACTAGGAACTATCGGCACCTGCTAATATGAAATGCATCAGGAAATGGGAACACATACGAAATGGtgcaaaattattcaaatataatgaCGCAATAAACAGCTGGTACTTTAGTACAGTACAATCAAGTATCTTATTAATACTTCTGGACTACAAATAATACACTAATAACACAGATatcaagaataatattaaaaccaAATCAGGAGAGACATGCTAAATACCCAGGTTTAAGTTTAAGCAGGAATGCTCTAGTATTCCACATCCCCatagcttttttaaaatttagcatACTTATTCCACcacatgcacacacacacacacataaaaagTGAATAGGAGAGAGAAGTCTGCCCAAAAGAATCTGTAATACTTGAGTAATAGATATGAGTTTTGTTTGAGGATGTGTTATCTATAAATAATGACTAACAAGTCCACAAATACAGCTTAAGGAATAAAAGAATACAAATTCCatcttcattttgataaaactatTGTGCATGTGCCAAATTCTACCTTCAGTTCCTCTGTATTAAAAGAATTATACCTCAGCTGAAGTATAAAGCGAAGGGATCAAAAATACAAACTCCACTGTAAACTCTGAATCCTGAGGACCTTTAATTCATCTAAAGTCCAGAAATGCATGACTCATTCATTCAGTTATAGTTTTTACTCAAACAATTAAACCCAGTGCCTCTTTATATTAGTTTCACTTGGAAACCTAGGCAATGAAAGATGTGAATTCATTGTGCCAAAATGCTTCGACAAAGTATGATCGATGTTTCAATTATGAAACCTAATCAGTAGAAGGACCAGTTCTCAAGTTACATATAGAAAAGCTTGAGCGTACACAgagaaatacataaaaattcaattagtAAAGGgtaatgaaattgaattttcaaacattCACCACCTGGACAAGCTTCCCTGAATGATAATTGGCAATTCACTTAGTTTTGTCATATTTCTATCAAAATATACATGGGAAAGTAATTCCAATTTGAATTCTAATATTTGAGAAGTTCAACTTTTAAGTTATGCCAATCTGAATCTCTGACGAAGAATTAATGTTCAACTCAAGAGGTATCAAGTTGTTTCTTGGAGTTCCAATAAAATGATTGCCGTAGAAAAAGGCAGTAACGTGCTGTAATTGTTGTAGTTTCTATTTAATCAGAAACATGTGATCTAAAAAGTCAGCACAGAAGTTTAATCACCATAAACCTTATATTAAAAGTATGCACTAtcattatcaaaaacaaaagttaaaacATCCGCCATTCTTTGCCAAGTGTTTGtgagttgaaaaaaataaagatccaGCAACAGCTTATAGTATTGAACTGGttaataataactaaaattcaaaaaatctcACAAGGTCCAAACGATTAACAGACTTCTGAGTCGCtacaaaatatatcatatttgcaTGCCCATATCAGGTAACAGCTGCAGCATAGAGAAATGAGCCAAAACACAATCCTGGAATGGTCAGTGAAACTGCACTATTATTAAATGTGTACAAGTTCACATACAAGAAACTTAAATGGATAACACTTGATAAACAAATATACTTGGTTCACAAAAATTTGATTCCAAATCATTGCATGGTATGGCATGTCATGATAAATGGAACTTAAGCAAACACCTATCATGGGAAATATTTCACAATCCAAACTGCGTATTTAACTGATTACTGTAATGAAAAAGAGGTGAAAATGCAGAAGGTGAGAACCACCAAATGCATATGCAGAGCTAAGCTGTAGAAACTAGATGGGATGAAGACCAACCTTAAGGCGAGGTCATACTAACCCAACTCTAATTACCTGAATGCATTTGCTTGAGTAGGAGTACCACAACAAAAGAGATCagctttcttttcttatttttatgaatagaGGAAACAAATGCTTTAAAtgctagagagagagagagagagagctaaTTTAAGGATTTTACTTTTCTTGAATCTTTCTTAAAGTCAAACACAGGATTAATATAGAGATAAAGTAGGAGAAGGCAAACATAGAAGACATACAAAATTGGGGAACAAACCTTCAATAAAAGACCATCCTTTGCAAGCTTGTAATTGCTATCAACATGATTTTTCGCTACCACACGTTCATCCGCCCAGAATATATACCATTTTGCCCAGTCCACTGTCCTGTTATAAGGAGCTTCACAGAGTTTCCTGTTTCCCAACAGAATTTTAAAACCAAgaaatacaaaatcaaaatccaagAATCAAATATGAAAAAGGGAGGCACTGATACCCCATTAAGGCGATGAGTGAACCACCAGATAAAGCAATGGCAAAGACACCCCGCTCCTTAACAGAAGCCTCTGATAATTCAGCAATATAATCTGCCAAGTCAGTACTAAGCTCCTCTAAACTCTCATGAATCCTCAACTCCCCTCTATCTCTGTGCACGCCAGCGAGAGCCATGCTTTCAACAAGCTTAAGAACTATATCATAAAAGCAACAAGATATCAAATTCAGattgaagatatatatatataaaaatgcaaTATTATCATCTACAAGATTTTAACTGAAACTAATTCAGCATTAATACCATGAAAATAAACTAGGTAAAAAACTGCGACTGCTTCAAAGAAAACGGAATAAAAGTGAAACAACCACCAACTTCAAAGATCATGAACACCAACTAAGTCATCCAACCTATCCAAACACCATgatcgaaaaagaaaaaaaggaaaaactaaaattctcaCTTAGaatcaatgaaacaaaattGTAAACAACTTTGTTGCAAAAGGAAATGGATCATGGTATGTATGGAATCACAATTGACCTGAACAAGGGAACCAAACCAAACGCGTATGATCATTATCGTCAAGAAAAATCAAAGACCCATGTCAAAAcacatcaaaaaattaaatacaaattaaaaaaaaaaattcacggCAAAAATAGATATACCCAGATCATAAGACAATCTCACATTACAACCAGAAACTAAAAAACATACAAagattacataaaaataaattaaaaaacaaagaaccCACATGCAATCTATAATTTCAGTAACTGCAACACATAGCAGAATAATTAAATACAACAAAGAAACACAGAAAGATAAATGCTTACaaggattaaaaaaatgaaaacagagAGGTGGCAAAGAGAAGTAAGAAACTGACGGAGGTGAAAGATGGGCATCAACACGAAaccattatataataataacatttatatgctgtataaatacacacacactcacgctctctctctctctctctctctaattcATTTACtggtttatttataataaaaacttccttttcttttcttgttgaCAACAAGTTGAGAAATAATTCACCTTCTGTACTTCCACGTGCAGCCAATGATCGTGATAAAACACACAATGGATAAATATTAGATAGagataacaaattttaaattatctttatttaattattatttttacagaTGACGAGGAGATCTCTCCCACCTATAAGTTCTGCTATAACATCTGTCAACAAAaaacgcaaaaaaaaaaaaaattattcagtgGGATTAATGAAAAGATTGCaaataaagattatataataaaaataatattgtgtggataagtgataattttgattgttcatttttggaaaagaaaacaaaagatgaGAATGACCAAACACCTGTCCAAGAAATAGGCTGACAAATGgtacttttcttttaaaaataaaattttatgataaaatttgttttataaaagagaaagagaaaatctaATGTCTCCTCAAAGCCAGctaattttcacttttttatgaTGTATTTGTGTGCGTCTTCAAAGAGCTTCTTCATCCCAAATATTCCTCCTTATATACGCAATCAATCCTCTGTAACCATTTTCCTCAAACCCTTTGATTTAATTACTTGAATATGGACAAAGGGTTGACGATGTGAAGCATCATAACGTTCAGTTTCTTCATCCTCCATTATCCCACCTCCACCATACAAAATtcagtaataaataaataaatgatgaaGATTTCAAGAGATGAGAAGAACTAGTTTGGAATCTCTTCCCCTTTTGCAATCAATGTCATGCAACAGTTGAAGGAGACTGAAAAAAGAAGGCTAGAAATAATAAAACCACTCAACAAATCAAAACCCCACCTCATGACAGCTGAACATTACTTGGGCTTGGGTTCAAAACAATCATGCAACCCCTGGGGTTTACCATCTTCGAAAGAAACCCCCCGATGTTCAAGAAATAACAAATGTTTCCCCGTTTGCAACTCCTTAAACTTAATGATAggataagtaaaattttatatataaataaatattattaatttatctatataaattaaaataataatacattatcaacATACTTAACCACACCAATGGTTagataaatatgattttatttccgaataataatactttatatatattaacatatacaaAGGACTAACGTATTATCATAcgattatgtgattttaaaaataaaataaataattatatcactcaattatataatcatatgtcaCTTGTTAGTGTGTATCTATTAGTATATGAAAATTACCCTTATatgaaatcttatattttttatgacttactttttaatttcattgtttaCTCTAAGGGtcgatttgaatcaaaccaactcaatttgaattggCATTCGATTGATTGAGATGAATTTAgttgaaattttagtttgataatttagttcaaatcctttatgaaaaaattatttatcttgtttATGACACTATTTATCTACCAACACCATTAATTATCTTATTAGTAACCTCTAATGACATCTCTAACCaattcaaataaactcaaactcaaactcgaattaattatttaaaatttaaatcaaactcgaatCAATCTATGTTCGAAttcaactcagtttgaatctaattttaGTTTACTCATTTTGGGGGGAAGCAAGAGCCATCACCATCTCTTTtctaaactttttatattttaagtttatcatatcaaaacaaaaataaaccacTTGTTGAGAGCTACTTGTCAACTTCTATACAACAAAATTGGTATATAATTCAGATGGGATTTCTATTAGTATACGaggtttcaattttatattcaaatttggtACGCTTTGTGGACAATAACCATTTGTGGACACATCATCTTATCATAttcttaatcataattataatttaattaattatagtatTATTGCGGCAGATAGTTTCCAAAGTCCAATTGAATAGTTATTTTCCATGATTGATTGAAACCCACCAATTTTAAGGCAATGACGACTAGCTTTAATTGCTAGAATTAATTGGAATCTTAACTCTCTCAAGTTCACATTTGTATGTggaaattttttacttattctGTTCAATGATTGAACTTGAACCAATAATGCATTTCAATTTGTGAATGAAAACAACGTTTAACGTATTAGGTATGACCACCAATTTCGTTAGtcatgccttttttttttcccctaccAATGCCGTATGGGAATCTCCCCCTTACAATTTCTCTTCTCCTCTTTCTATATTTTGACAAATACCCAGTTGCCATTTTTGCCTGTTTATTCTTGGATGTAGAAGAGGCCAAAACGAATGGAATAAAAGAAGAGGTATGAGATAAACAAGTACTGGGAATTTGGAGTTCTTTCTTCTAATAGCATAATTTTCTTGAAGATAATCtgaacaaaagaaagaaagttgacAGACAACTTTATTATCATAGAGTTCCTAGATTCCATCCCTCTTTGAAGCTCTGGATGTAATTACGTGTTTAGTTTTGAATCTCAATTATAAAGCCTGATTGATTGACAGAAATGTCATCAATGGAACAATAGAACAATAGACAGACATGATAATTTACAAAacaagaaaggcaaataataatattcaaagttTGGTCATTTTAATTGTCTTGTCTAGTGGGTGTCCAATGGGTGTCTAGAGTCTACCATTTAAAGTGTTTTTTGCATggtcaaaaacaaaattaaaataacaattcgAGCGACGgtatatacaattttactcCTTGACTCATTAGATTAAACgggtaaaattaaaatctcaaataatatcaaaattttccccATCTCCAAATCCTACAATTAGGTTGGGTCTTCTCAATACTGAAAGTACACAAAACAAAGCATATATTAGTTTACCTAAGACTAACAAACAAAGACTAACATATACTTACTAATTTTTTGGACattgagtaaaataaaatttagaagttctattatttataatgttaatttttactaaatataataataatcatctattatgtaatattttttataataaaattttacctaaAACAATCGTATCCTTACAACATGAAGGTTTGTTAGCCGGAAAAATGTTGAGAATTTGGTAAGGGGTATATTATTTACAATacatatgagtaatattatgagTACCCTTTTTAGGTATATACTTatgtatgttatcatatgattagatgttattttatatttaatttaaaatcacataatcacatgatgacacatatatgtATCCAAATAGAtaagtatagttttattgacaATGAATACACATCAACATTCCACACAAGCATATCATCCTTGCGTGTAAAGTAACAGGTAATTTAGATAGGTGTGAAAATCCCCAAAGCAGCACACACACAACCAAACAAAAGGGATACTAGAGTACACAtcataaaacttaaaatttcaacTTGAAAGCCCGATATTATACTGGGAAATAAATTGGTTCTGAAAATCTGTCAAAATTTTTCTGCTTGTCATTTGGCCTTCGTTATGCAATCTAACTCTGATGAATGTCACCTATTAAATCCATTTGATcaacaaaatgaagaaaacaaagcTATTCACCTAGGTTTACAGCTTCCCAACTTTTGTGCATAAAAAATTCAGAATGAGCTGAAGCTAATACGgtcatcaaaatataaatactgACATGCATCATAGATTGTCAAATACATGACCATAGGTTCCCtgttttaaaaaagaagaaagaaagtagAAAACAAAAGACCAACAAGAAAAGGCAACTCCATGCAAATATTTATTGAACTGTAAACTAATCTCAACATTCTTGTAACTCAAACTCCAGGTTATGAGCCAAGCATATAAGTTCCCAAATGTATCACAAGTCCAAGGAATCCATAAGAACATGTCTTGAAACTAGATTAGTTGAGAAAACTTCATATGGAAACTTAGAAGAGTGACTTACAGATGTCCATCCAAGCATAAAGCAAAGTTGCTGCCACCATCAAGTCCAGAAATTCGctcatacatatataataatatctattGGCttctatataaacaaataagaCATGACATAAGGTTATACAATGTAGATGACCTTTTTTAATCCCTTATCATGGATTAGTTAGTTTTATGATTCTGTTACATGGAAGAATTTCCATTCTATTGTCACAATGGGTAATAAAAACCGAcacacaaatatttaaatagtaaCCCTAACCAGCATTATGTACCCTGACTCCTGTGTACcctaaaaaataagaaataactAGCTAAATCTTCGTCCAGCTTCACAAATATGTTAGACTGCCTTTCCAAAAGGCTGTACACTGAATAATAGGATCCAGATTGGATGAAGTGTCAACAAAAAAGTGGGTGCCTGACAAGTTTTCAAAGTGCAAAAGATGGCATGGAAACCATTGACATCTTAGAGAACTATCCAAGACAAGTGGCCACATCTTCTCAATAGTTGTGATCAAGCCAGCAGCCAAATATTTGAGTTCCACAAACTACCAAAATGGTAAAAATGGAGTAATTTGAGGGTTCTGCTTAACCAACTAAACATTTTCCCTAATGCAGTATTTGTTTACTAACCTTTAGAGAAAGAACATGATGCAAATAATTAAACGGAAATTCTTACCTGTAGGAAGCATGTATCACAGTGAATACAAATGTTTGGTTTGTACCCTATcaccaaaataagaaaataaagttataaaatttgacAAGATTATAATTTAACCATAGATGTATTATATAATCGACTCAAACTTGAGAGCATACTAACATACttgatattttactttttgGGTGAGTTTCAAGGGGCACTCTAGCATCCCACCAAACACAGCACCTTCACTCTTTCTCATGTTCCTCTGAGCCAGGTCATAGAACTTGGGCCATACTCAGCCCACTGAGATATTATTCTATGAAAATCAACAGTTTACATAATTGAGGTCAGACATCCCAAATTCACTTGAAAACATGAAAGCTTCACCACAACTAAACTACCAAATATCACCACAAGTACAACTTCCATTTAAAAATCTATGGTATCTATTAACATCTCTAACAATGATCTCCCTCTCCACCACTCTACTAACATACTTAAAACACTCATGGCAGTCCCTGCAAATCCTTAAATTCTTTACAATCCTCAATGCCTTCTCTGGCGGTGATCCACTTACCAACCCAAATGCCATTGCCAGTCTCTCACTGTAATACCAAAGTCCTTCCTTTCTCTCCTTCTCTTCAACATTATGCAACATCTCATCCCATATTGGCACATATCCCAACTTCTCACACTCTTCCATCAACTCTTCTAGCTCTGTGTAAATATCTTCAACTCTCTCATGCCTTTTATCACCTGCCAAGAACACATGAACTTTCCCTTTCAATTCAATCCAACTCCTCCCACCTTCCTTCTTCACTTTCCAGTCCTTCATCCTCTTCCTAACTTTTGCAACCTCATCCTACCGTCCTGCACTTGACAACACATTAACTGTAATTACATAAGCAGAGTCATCATACGGGTCTAATTCTAATAATTTCTAAGCTATTTTCCAAGCCATGTCAGTTGCGCCATGTATGACACAAGAAGATAACAATGCCCTCCACACTGCTGCATCCGGCTCAAATGGCATTGTCACTGCAATCCTCTCTGCATCCTCCAATCTTCCAGCTCTTCCCGCTGCACCCATTAAGCACGTGCAGTGTTCTAACCTCGGCTCTAAAGCATATTCAACTCTCATTCTCTCCATCCATTTCCCACTCTCAAAATACAGACCTGCATTACAAAGAGCAGATAAAACCGCCAAAAAACTATATTCATCTGGGACAAAACCTCTTGAATTCAGTAAATGAAAAAGTTCAAGTACTGAATTTTTATCTCCTTGTTGTGCATAGCCAGACATCATAGCATTCCACACAACAATATTTAATAcactcaaattttcattcaaacccTTCTTGCATCGAACCATGCCCAGATTTTCCATACCCATCAATCAAAGCGGTGCCCACAATCACATTCTTGTCTAAACCCACAACAACGGCATGCCCATGAACGAGAGAGGGGGCCTAGAGGAAGGGTAAGAGAAAACGGATACGAATTCGTTTCCTTTATCGGAAGTTGAACGGAGAACAATGCAGCCGTCGGATTTAGTTCCCCACCGCTCCGATGAGTAAATCCAGTCACCCTCGTCCTCCACACGACGGCGTAAGGCCCTGCAAAAGCGCCTGATAATCCATTTCCAGCTCCGCCCAGCTCTGTA contains:
- the LOC123213964 gene encoding probable 6-phosphogluconolactonase 1 isoform X1 codes for the protein MLLLYNGFVLMPIFHLLLKLVESMALAGVHRDRGELRIHESLEELSTDLADYIAELSEASVKERGVFAIALSGGSLIALMGKLCEAPYNRTVDWAKWYIFWADERVVAKNHVDSNYKLAKDGLLLKVPIVPSHVHSINDSVSAEQAADDYGFVIRQLVKTRMVSVSDTCDCPKFDLILLGMGSDGHVASLFPNHSLLDEKDEWVTFITDSPKPPPERITFTLPVINSASNVAMVVTGENKAEAVHLAVDDLGPDCPVLPSRMVQPTNGNLVWFLDKPAASKLESVKFCE
- the LOC123213964 gene encoding probable 6-phosphogluconolactonase 1 isoform X2, whose protein sequence is MALAGVHRDRGELRIHESLEELSTDLADYIAELSEASVKERGVFAIALSGGSLIALMGKLCEAPYNRTVDWAKWYIFWADERVVAKNHVDSNYKLAKDGLLLKVPIVPSHVHSINDSVSAEQAADDYGFVIRQLVKTRMVSVSDTCDCPKFDLILLGMGSDGHVASLFPNHSLLDEKDEWVTFITDSPKPPPERITFTLPVINSASNVAMVVTGENKAEAVHLAVDDLGPDCPVLPSRMVQPTNGNLVWFLDKPAASKLESVKFCE